Proteins from a single region of Sesamum indicum cultivar Zhongzhi No. 13 linkage group LG5, S_indicum_v1.0, whole genome shotgun sequence:
- the LOC105162077 gene encoding methyltransferase-like protein 5 isoform X2 — MKLKQLDGLLGSLQQSENPKIELEQYPTGPHIASRLLYTAENSFGDVSDKVVADFGCGCGTLGLAAGLLGAEHVIGFDIAAESIEIASLNADELELDMDFIQCDIRNLRLSDRAIDTVVMNPPFGTRKKGADMDFLSMALKVASGAIYSLHKTTTRDHIKRTALREYNASTAEVLCELHFDVPQLYKFHKKKEVDVAVDLWRFVPNNNRPKHL; from the exons ATGAAGCTGAAACAGTTAGACGGCCTTCTTGGTTCCCTTCAACAGTCCGAAAATCCAAAg ATTGAACTGGAACAATATCCAACTGGACCCCACATTGCGTCTCGGTTGCTCTACACC GCAGAGAATTCCTTTGGGGATGTGTCGGATAAGGTGGTGGCAGATTTTGGTTGTGGGTGCGGTACACTTGGACTGGCTGCTGGTCTTTTGGGTGCAGA GCATGTTATTGGCTTTGATATTGCTGCGGAGTCTATTGAAATTGCATCCTTAAATGCAGATGAGCTAGAG TTAGACATGGATTTCATTCAATGTGATATCAGGAACTTAAGATTGTCAG ATCGAGCTATTGATACTGTAGTAATGAATCCTCCTTTTGGGACGAGGAAGAAAGGAGCTGACATGGATTTTCTGTCTATGGCTTTGAAG GTGGCTTCTGGAGCAATTTATTCCTTGCACAAGACCACAACAAGAGAT CACATCAAAAGAACTGCGTTAAGAGAATATAATGCAAGCACTGCCGAGGTTCTATGTGAG CTTCATTTTGATGTGCCCCAACTCTACAAATTtcacaagaaaaaggaggTTGATGTAGCTGTGGACTTGTGGCGATTCGTTCCAAATAACAATCGACCAAAGCATTTGTAG
- the LOC105162077 gene encoding methyltransferase-like protein 5 isoform X1 produces MKLKQLDGLLGSLQQSENPKIELEQYPTGPHIASRLLYTAENSFGDVSDKVVADFGCGCGTLGLAAGLLGAEHVIGFDIAAESIEIASLNADELELDMDFIQCDIRNLRLSVCTDRAIDTVVMNPPFGTRKKGADMDFLSMALKVASGAIYSLHKTTTRDHIKRTALREYNASTAEVLCELHFDVPQLYKFHKKKEVDVAVDLWRFVPNNNRPKHL; encoded by the exons ATGAAGCTGAAACAGTTAGACGGCCTTCTTGGTTCCCTTCAACAGTCCGAAAATCCAAAg ATTGAACTGGAACAATATCCAACTGGACCCCACATTGCGTCTCGGTTGCTCTACACC GCAGAGAATTCCTTTGGGGATGTGTCGGATAAGGTGGTGGCAGATTTTGGTTGTGGGTGCGGTACACTTGGACTGGCTGCTGGTCTTTTGGGTGCAGA GCATGTTATTGGCTTTGATATTGCTGCGGAGTCTATTGAAATTGCATCCTTAAATGCAGATGAGCTAGAG TTAGACATGGATTTCATTCAATGTGATATCAGGAACTTAAGATTGTCAG TTTGCACAGATCGAGCTATTGATACTGTAGTAATGAATCCTCCTTTTGGGACGAGGAAGAAAGGAGCTGACATGGATTTTCTGTCTATGGCTTTGAAG GTGGCTTCTGGAGCAATTTATTCCTTGCACAAGACCACAACAAGAGAT CACATCAAAAGAACTGCGTTAAGAGAATATAATGCAAGCACTGCCGAGGTTCTATGTGAG CTTCATTTTGATGTGCCCCAACTCTACAAATTtcacaagaaaaaggaggTTGATGTAGCTGTGGACTTGTGGCGATTCGTTCCAAATAACAATCGACCAAAGCATTTGTAG
- the LOC105162077 gene encoding methyltransferase-like protein 5 isoform X3 — protein MKLKQLDGLLGSLQQSENPKIELEQYPTGPHIASRLLYTAENSFGDVSDKVVADFGCGCGTLGLAAGLLGAEHVIGFDIAAESIEIASLNADELELDMDFIQCDIRNLRLSVCTDRAIDTVVMNPPFGTRKKGADMDFLSMALKVASGAIYSLHKTTTRDVRSLYLERLIILLFLH, from the exons ATGAAGCTGAAACAGTTAGACGGCCTTCTTGGTTCCCTTCAACAGTCCGAAAATCCAAAg ATTGAACTGGAACAATATCCAACTGGACCCCACATTGCGTCTCGGTTGCTCTACACC GCAGAGAATTCCTTTGGGGATGTGTCGGATAAGGTGGTGGCAGATTTTGGTTGTGGGTGCGGTACACTTGGACTGGCTGCTGGTCTTTTGGGTGCAGA GCATGTTATTGGCTTTGATATTGCTGCGGAGTCTATTGAAATTGCATCCTTAAATGCAGATGAGCTAGAG TTAGACATGGATTTCATTCAATGTGATATCAGGAACTTAAGATTGTCAG TTTGCACAGATCGAGCTATTGATACTGTAGTAATGAATCCTCCTTTTGGGACGAGGAAGAAAGGAGCTGACATGGATTTTCTGTCTATGGCTTTGAAG GTGGCTTCTGGAGCAATTTATTCCTTGCACAAGACCACAACAAGAGATGTTAGATCGCTTTATTTGGAAcgtttgattattttattgtttctccattaa